The Helianthus annuus cultivar XRQ/B chromosome 11, HanXRQr2.0-SUNRISE, whole genome shotgun sequence region tacatatatatatacagatCAGACGAGAGAGGGAGAGGGTGAACCGGAGCCGGAGCAGGAACCGGAGCTCCGgtggtcaccaccgccgccgccggaaccaccaccatcaacgtcatcatcgtcatcatcgtcatcagacgagagagggagaaagtcggagagagagagataacgacgagagagagagagagagaaagagaaggaggCGGGAGAGAGAACCGGCGACGGTGGGGGTGCCATTTTTTCGGTGAGTTGCAGGCGGCGGCAGTGGTGATGAaggtctgatgatgatgatgatgatgatgaagatcgcgatgatgatgatgaaggttgATGATGAAGGTCTGATGATGAAGGTCCGGTGAGTTGcaggcggcggcggcggtggtgagtATGCAGGTAAGGTGAGAATGCaggtctgatgatgatgatgaagatcgcGATGATGATGAAGgtcgatgatgatgataacagatgatgacgatgatgacgttgatggtggtggttccggcggcggcggtggtaACCACCGGAGCTCCGGTTCACCCTCTCCCTCTCTCGTCTGatctgtatatatatatgtatacattatatatatatatattatatattttataattatattaatatttatacattttacttaaatggtcctttatgttacaaatttacacaatcagtcctcatttacaaaccgacttaactgggttatgatttttggactgaaatggcacctttccagaacgtcggggaggaaaatgacgcatttttgaaaaatggactgaaatggcctaagtgaccaaaccacagggacgaaaatggcagttaactcatatatatatatatatatatatattcatatagggccaggatttagggaaaacagtgaaaagtgtgagaacagtgagaacgcttatgAATCATTAAAAATcgaaacaatctatggactagattggcgccgAGACGTTTTcttaaataacatcaattttattatgtggacgtgcttcattaagggtagAAAGGTCTTTAGACTTCTCTACACAAAATGCCAAACTCATGAATAAAACGCTATTAAAATCTTTCATTAAACTACAAAGCACACATCATCTTAAtctaaacgccattagatataaaacgccaaacattGTTTTTAAATGATAAAGCTGAAGAAACAGTAACCGAAACGACGGAACTTCATTACtataatttattataataaaatcccgcctaaaataCGCGCCGAAAACATCCTATATAAACAACGTTTTAGACCTTCCATTGaacacaccaaacccaaaacgcTACATTTTACTAAATACCATTCaacttagaaacgccaaaaaagttCAAACAGCAAAAATTCCAATCGACGTTTCTTTGAGATACACTTTTGTTCTCGGTAAAGTTTCACTCAATGTGATGGGCAAAATCCTTATGTGGGGATATTGTCCCAtctcattgagtaaaatcttattgagtttatcctcaatataaacgccaaaacatacaaaaaccacAAATTGTAAACGTCAGTTTCTTGGAGATTCagttttgttctcaataaagtttcactgaatggggtggacaacattgttgGACATCTTTCTTAACTAAGGATTAACAttgttgtccatctcattcagcaaaacaTTACTGAGTTTAGCATGACCAAATTAGAGGTTTAAGGTACTTTTATTTAGTAAAAGGTGTTCTTTTTTTGGCATTTGGTTTGTGTGTCCGatcttatattgtttgttatgtaactTCCAAGTAACATGTTATGCATAATAAGTAGAAAAAAAAGATgggaaaacaaataaaaaatgatATATAAGAGATATAAAACGTCAAATTCCAATCTGTGTGTGTTCTGTAAAAATAAAAGAATACAAAAACGGCAAACTACTCTTTGCTTGCTCTCGAAGACCGTGTCGATTTTCTTTAATTACGGCCTTTTTGCATGTCGATCCGTAGTGTCTGTAGCCTTTACATTTCTGACACAGTCTTTCTTTGGCCCCGGGTTTCGATTTTGATTTCATTTTTTCAATTGCTACCTCTTGTTTGGATTTCAGGTGCTTCCGAGATCTAGAACCTTTTGACATATACCCAACAGGGATTCTTATCGGATTCTTGTCGTTTTTATATTGACCGGTTATCTCCGTAAATCTATCCCTAGTACTAGCGGGAGGAGCAACAATCTGCATATCTTGAACCTTCTTCATATAAGATTGAGcatgatccttgtataaggatagcTCATCCTTATTACCAGATAAACGGTTCAAAGTATACTCCGTTGAAAAAATAATTTCTTGCATCATACTTTGCACATCGGGATCAACTTGGTTATAGATTCACGACTCATTGAGTATTCGGAAGAGCAGTTTGGGGAAACCTCTTTATTCCATCTATTCAAaatgtattgttttggaaattcccTTATGTCCAAACTTCTCAAAACAAAAAATATATGTCTACATAGCAAACCAACTGCTCAAAACGCCTGTATGAGCAACTGCATGTGCTATCAGACTTACGGTACATAACCTGAAAAACACCAAAAACAATATCTCTATAACGCCATGCAGATAATGTTTGTAtaaaaaaacaaatcaaacaaacaaacacaacaaCTGGATAAAAAACAAATTGAATGTTATAAAAGAATATGATAAACGCCatataaaaaaacaaagaaaaccaTTGTTTACCTCGAATAAGGATGTACAAGGCTGCTGGAAatcatttatgtaaaacttaacaaacccatccgGCTGATCTTCGTAACGTTGATTTATGCAATCCGCAATTCCGACTAGCTTAGCTTGTACGTCACAAAAGATATTTTTCGTATATATGTCAGCAGCTTGACCCTCCAACACTCGGTAATTACTTTTCAACTGGGGGCGTTTGTATCGAGATTCATGATCATTTTTCCGGTGCGTGTGATGTTGTGCTTCTATTGCAGTTTCGTAATGAGTCATGAACTCAACCAGAGTAGCTTTTTAATTGCACACTTGACCAAAAAAATGATTCTCACTCTCCGACCTCGATGTCGTTCGCATAAGGCCCGAGagctctgtcacacccccaaaatccacctgcggagtatcaccgcttgggagcgtgactgaccaggatcaagccaccaatcatatcgaacacgtaattaatatcaagtatattaaatgtaaaccaatcattcaatacgataggtgttcaaaacataatcatagtttcaaagtatagcggaagcataagtaagaaaacccaatgtgtaatataagttcaaatgtttaaatgttttaacatggcatccatgatccatgctccacaacgacctgctcctccctgtgcaagctccatgtatctaacgacctgcaaggcatgtaacagaggatcaacaactagttgagcgagttcacagttaacagttcagtaatagtatagtgtgagtaatagtatgtgcgttcgttatgtcatgtatcgtattagtttccatcgcggcctcccaggcaggtatgcgaagatattagggggatgttcatcccgagtattctagactaggtttacctgtatcgtggcctaccaggcaggtgtgcgaagaatagtaaattacagttcgcggccttccaaaggcaggtgtgcgaagtcagtcataatatcgcggccaacccttggcaggtgtgcgaagatcagttcaataagtgttactagtctagtcgtatccttatcgttaggttctatcaactgagtatgtacaataaagtaatccaatcccattcccaccctgggaaccccatgccttggctgtgtgaactcaccttggtttgctcggtatgctaggttatgcactcacaagtaatcagtcaagtcctattgtatgcacgtgtaataaatcagtttttCGTTCGTAACAAATCTTGCACACAAATCTAATGTCACATTGTGTTTGGTAATTATTCATCAtgcggcattcaagtagtcagtCAAATCCATATAGTTTCATACTTGACAGTTACAGGCATATCTTAACAGATGAGATCATGAGTTAACATACAATGCATGGCGTCATATTAATCATACGCAAaatagacagggccttgcccttcttaaaactcagacagGTGTGGGGGGGCTTTCCCCTGTTTACAAGTCGGACAATATATCTCCTTCACAAAACTCGGATAACAGTTATGATATCAAAACTCGGTCATGTTATCACATTAATAAAGCTTGGACATGTAACACATTAATAAACTCGGATATGTAACACATTAATAAACTCGGGCCTAAGGGATCCTCTATTCACAAAGTCGGACATAAACAACAAATGGAAAGGTCGGACCATGGGGAAGCCTCcccaaactcggaccatgtggggggggggtttcccttcataaaactcggactcccCAAGTCCTATTAAAGTCGGACATGGGCAAAGCcccattaaaactcggacagggtgtttggggggggggaagctaaaactCGGATCTCATAATATCATGTCAAACCTCGGACTTCTTATCAATCACAAAGGTCTGACTTAATTCCataaacaaactcggaccatacaagGTTTTAAAGCTCAAACTCGGACAACCAAGTAAACTCGGACCTCCcatttttctttataaaaatcgGACTTATCTTGAAGCAAGAAAAGTCGGACAAGCATTGTGATAAAGAACTCGGACCATGTgtttatgaaactcggaccttgtgtgTGTTTATGAAACTCGGACTCATCACCCATATAGAAACTCAGACACAATTACATGTTAAGAAGTCGGACTAaatgaaatgataaaactcagacaatcatcATGCGTGCATTCCAAACATTTCACATAATCAATAAGATCAGAACAGTTACGTTCTGATGTTCATACGATCAAACCCTACTTCATACATTCATAGCAGAATCAATTCAACGATTTACATGCTCATCATATCAAACGGATTGGCATTAGGCAGTCGATTAAACATACAACCATAATCATTTCATAATAAATCAGAATAAACAGGAATCAATCAAAGCTCAGAACTATCACATAAAGAATTAGGGTTTTTAtgaaacacataatcaagaattgatatcaatcaaataatcaacaaacaatcattaacaattaccttgtgttgatcctagagaaagagtggaatcaaacttgtgatgtcttgccaatgatttggtgatgattgccagagaattgtgaactacgtgcttggattttgtgtgtgtggtttagtgaaggattagggttaagtataattaaattttcactaattactcaatacaccctgaataatcatattttacacaagcataccatcttacaagcatttcgcagtttcaccaccaagttcacataattgacaagtctatcacaattaatcaaacaaccatgcacaatcacacaatacaatttattgcatcaaaacgtataccattccatagcaatcaattgtgcaaataattaactacacgaacaatgaacgtgcaataaatgcgaaatagaaatcttggaaattcgagttgtcacaagctCCTCCATTCTATAGTATGCAGGGATCCAAGATCCCCTGAGTTGAAAAATATCAGAGAGCCAGTCATTATATGCTAAATTGAACTCTCCGATAACCACTTCCCATTCTGATTCAAACTCTTCGGGTGTAAGAATATCCGTTCACACAACACCATAAATACGTTCTTTGAAATTGGTGGAATTGCAAAACCTAACACCAACCTATGTATAACACGAAAACTACATgcaaaaaacatatatattagaCACATACAAACTTACATGAAAAACAGTAACGAGGTACATAACGCCATATATTTTAAAACGCAGTATATCTTAAAACGCCaaacataaaaataagaaaatcaaTCTTCAGAGAAAGTTTATACATCACATGCCACATGCATAACCGATACCTCGTTTCAACAAATACAGCATAAATAGCCTTCTTTATTGCTGGATCTTGGTCTgtgacaacaacttttggttaaGAACCAACAACTTTTAGAAAAACTCTCAACAACCAAATATACGTATCAGTAGTTTCTGACACCAATAATGCAGCACCAAATGTAACATTGCAGTGGTGATTGTCTATACCAGTGAACGGTACAAACACCATAGCGTATCTGCATATGAAAATGCCAATGAGAAATGAAACGataataaaacgccattgcatgtaaactcGAAAAACGCCAATGCATGTAACCAGTGAAAACgccaaaagaacaaaaaaaaaactgaattataaaatattacttgttggaacgatacgtggtgtcaaacgaaatcacatcacCAAAAACGTGGTAATTACGTTTGGCTTGATCATCACACCAAAAAACTCCCTTCAAACGATTCTCTTCGTCTGTGAAGTAATCGTACGAGAAATTAGGCTGTGACTGTttttttcatccaaatgtctCACAACCATCTCAGCGTCGTATTCCCCTATAAACAAGTTAATTTGCCTCTTGTAGTTCTTAAATTCAAATTTACTTGCACCCATGTCTTCAAAACCGCCAAAACAagtcttcataacattaaacacCTTAACTGGACCCAAATTCAACGTAGACATATTGTGTATAACATGCTTCTGGAGCTGAGTGATGTGTCGTTCAGTTGGAAGAAAATGCTTATCAGGACGTTCAAAAAGATCATGGTTGTGCTCCTCAACAAACTTATAAACCTTCCATGATCCAACCTAAAAAATTACGCATAACAGTCCACTACAATCAGTCCTCTTTGAAAAGTTGGATCGCACAATCCGTTCCTTTTGATTGGGGTCCAACGTATCAACCTTCTTGTCCTTATATACCCCAGCTCTCATACACATGTAATACTTAATATGTTTTTCACCTTTGTCGTTTATCTTTTCAGTCCCTTTCCTGACAGAAAAACCACAAGCCTTGGCATACGTAACATACATTGAATAACAATCATCAAGGCTTGTGAATATCATGTCCATTTTGCGCTTTATTTCTTCACTAACGTCAGGAATGATAAATGGTAAACCAGTTTTGGAGCAAAACCTTTCATTCGAGGAAACACTTTCGTCTGAGAAAACACAGTGAGAAACAATTTCAAAAAAACGCCATTAAAATAGAAATTGTTTCCTTATAACATTATCGATGAAAACGCCATTAATTGACTAATAAACAAAACCTAATAAACATATAATTGAAAACACCATAATACAAACACCATTACTTGATTGATTAAAAATATGATGAATTAAAAATATTATTGCAACGTGATAATCAAAACGCCATTAGATGAATAACTAATAAGAATTAACAAGTATAACATGATAATGAAAACGCCATAGTTAACAAAACTGATGTTTACAAGTTAACAAATAGTAATAACTGATGTTTACAAATACTACTCAATAATATTCAAAACTAATCCGGTGTAAAACGCCGTTGATCGTAAAAACATAAGAAATATACTAGATCCCAAACGACAATTAAAGTTAATAATGAAAACTTCAATTATCAGTTCTTACTAATTGTTTAACTACCAATGAAAACGCGaataaattggatacatgaagaACGCCATTGAAAGCATACAACACATCGTGAaatattaatttgaaaaaaaaaacaatgaaacaagCATAAAAGAATAAAACGACACATCTGTTGTATATGTGTTGCATGATTTGCTGAAACAAAAGATGAAAACGTCATCAAATATTACTTTGTCGAACAGAATCCACGTTAGACGCCATAGATCTGAGAAAGCTTGGAAATGAGGTAACAGCTAATACGAAATCTTTGGAGTTTTAATTTGAaaccgatatatatatatatatatatatatatatatatatatatatatataggtacgggaACAGGATAaaacgccctaaagtgtgagCATGGATACTGGCCCAACACGTGGTAAGGGGCGCTAAATGATAtggggtattggattttaataatcctaagtttcactaattggccggtaataatcccaacttcaaaaattgcctacaacagtcccaacttgtaagattttggccattaatgatccttgtctaactgggttataaccttgttgggctggtgacctgcaacttattccggcgacccgttttacccctgaaaccaccaaacgagaccaccaccaatcatctccgacctcctgtaatcttctccgcttctcaaaagtttaaaatttccaccatctacgcaactccgatgacctgcaacttattctgacgaccttctttacccctgaaaccaccaaaggagaccaccacttgtcatctccaacctctagtgaccttctccgccgctcaaaacttcaaaaaactaactgggttataacccagttagacaaggatcattggtggccaaaatcttacaagttaggattgttgtaggcaattttttaagttgggattattaccggACAATcagtgaaacttaggattattaaaatccaatacccctatatatatatatatatatatatatatatatatatatatatatatatatataactacaCAAATTCAGAATACCCCATGATGACTGTCGTCagagtcaatcaaaaacctaattaaactacgtagatagcgtaagtagggtatcgtatccacggggaatttgtggttagtgtttaactagagaattattatatattaaagaAAAGCAACTCCCAACCAGATTCCCGATTGCTAGTTTAACACAAAAACCCGTTTACAGATTcataacaccacatagacatggcctcgaaATTAATGTATTTGATTAATTAttagggatagtttttaagattcaccatACAACCTAATAATCCATTTATTTATATCAACtacccaccaatttaccaacccgctaacgaTGCAAGTATATCGCCAATACGCTTGataaacgacaaataattcaaatataaaaaaacgtttaccaagaattcaacacaagtggtcaagctTTACCAGTTAAAAAGAATCCGTAAACAAAGTTTAATGAAAAACAAAGTAATCGTTCATCCGGGCAGAAGCCACCAGCAAAAAGATAAAGGTAATATCCTCCAAGTTTCAGATTCTAGgtttacacaaaactcaatttAATCATTAATTGGACACCACAGAGACATGGTGCTGAAAAGTCGGTTAATTTAAGTGGTAATTAAATATAggtctttgtcatcagatcttTTACAGTTCAATTACCCTATTTACTAGTGTGAGtcaacctactctatgtcacCTAACGAGCTACAAAGTTTTGTCATCAACCGAGCAAGTTGTAAAGTAAGaactcaaaacacataaaaatagtTCAAAGAAACCAACACATCAAATTGTTTAACAACGTTGTCAATGTCAAAAACAAATCCAATCATGAATAAAATTAAGAAAAGTATCAAACCCTATGAACCGTATGCTTGAAGAAAGCCACC contains the following coding sequences:
- the LOC110887811 gene encoding protein FAR1-RELATED SEQUENCE 5-like, with the translated sequence MDMIFTSLDDCYSMYVTYAKACGFSVRKGTEKINDKGEKHIKYYMCMRAGVGSWKVYKFVEEHNHDLFERPDKHFLPTERHITQLQKHVIHNMSTLNLGPVKVFNVMKTCFGGFEDMGASKFEFKNYKRYAMVFVPFTGIDNHHCNVTFGAALLVSETTDTYIWLLRVFLKVVGS